One region of Nycticebus coucang isolate mNycCou1 chromosome 10, mNycCou1.pri, whole genome shotgun sequence genomic DNA includes:
- the C10H19orf81 gene encoding putative uncharacterized protein C19orf81 homolog, translating to MQPEMEPLCSPTVGNSSVHREAGALLADLETPEEMQARSLGRTVKSSKQYLRQVIAEYEALDRDLPCIRKFPTPPTAQPLCLCMETSPEEDFTHLEVLKALEVELPGAMESGFVSSIRFENMNVICGTAGRRDRWLIMVADFQTRSRLLRSGLSPRGLPHQLVRHDELLLGDYRLHLRRSLVRRRMLEALGAEPTQEA from the exons ATGCAGCCAGAGATGGAGCCCCTATGCTCCCCCACCGTGGGCAACTCCAGCGTACACAGGGAGGCAG GAGCCCTCCTTGCAGACCTGGAGACCCCAGAGGAGATGCAGGCCCGGAGCCTGGGAAGGACTGTCAAATCCTC GAAGCAGTACCTGCGGCAGGTCATTGCAGAGTATGAGGCGCTGGACCGAGACCTCCCATGCATCCGGAAGTTCCCCACACCACCCACTGCCCAGCCCCTCTGCCTCTGCATGGAAACCTCG CCCGAGGAGGATTTTACCCACTTGGAGGTGCTGAAGGCGCTGGAGGTTGAGTTACCCGGGGCCATGGAGagcgggtttgtgagcagcatccGCTTTGAGAACATGAACGTCATCTGTGGGACTGCAGGTCGCCGGGACAG GTGGCTCATCATGGTAGCGGATTTCCAGACTCGCTCCCGTCTGCTGCGCTCGGGTCTCAGTCCCCGAGGGCTTCCGCACCAGCTGGTGCGCCACGACGAATTGCTGCTGGGCGATTACCGCCTTCATCTGCGCCGCTCCCTGGTCCGGCGGCGCATGCTCGAGGCCCTGGGGGCGGAGCCAACCCAAGAGGCCTAA